The following are from one region of the Desmospora profundinema genome:
- a CDS encoding uracil-DNA glycosylase: MAFSLPNDWPHVLEAELKQPYLQELKMFLEEERSRHVVYPPESDLFSALEWTPYQQVRVLLLGQDPYHNDGQAHGLSFSVRPEVAHPPSLRNMFKELQDDLGYAPPKNGYLVPWAQQGVLMLNAVLTVRAHQPNSHKNKGWERFTDGVIRAVNEKSEPVVFVLWGNYAKKKKKWIDTGKHIIVESAHPSPLSAKRGFFGSRPFSRINQALRETGQPEVDWRITDS; encoded by the coding sequence ATGGCATTTTCGTTGCCCAATGATTGGCCCCATGTGCTGGAAGCGGAACTGAAGCAGCCGTATCTACAAGAATTGAAGATGTTTTTAGAGGAGGAGCGGAGCAGGCACGTGGTGTATCCGCCGGAATCCGATCTATTTTCCGCTTTGGAATGGACCCCCTATCAACAAGTGAGAGTACTGTTGTTGGGGCAAGATCCCTATCATAACGACGGACAAGCCCATGGCCTTTCATTTTCCGTTCGTCCAGAAGTAGCCCATCCGCCATCGTTGCGAAATATGTTTAAAGAATTGCAGGATGATTTGGGATACGCCCCGCCTAAAAACGGATATTTGGTCCCTTGGGCTCAACAAGGGGTTTTGATGCTCAATGCCGTATTGACGGTTCGCGCCCATCAGCCCAATTCCCACAAGAATAAAGGATGGGAACGGTTTACCGATGGGGTGATCCGAGCAGTGAATGAGAAATCGGAGCCGGTGGTTTTCGTTTTGTGGGGGAACTACGCCAAAAAGAAAAAGAAGTGGATCGACACGGGGAAACATATCATCGTCGAATCAGCTCATCCCTCCCCTTTGTCAGCCAAACGGGGGTTTTTTGGCAGCCGGCCGTTCTCCAGGATCAACCAAGCCCTGCGCGAAACCGGGCAGCCGGAGGTCGATTGGCGGATCACCGATTCATAA
- a CDS encoding TVP38/TMEM64 family protein: MTESFIQWLEEWGVWAAPASIAVNAGVNVIGFIPSVFVTGANVWIWGPFWGFWLSWAGEVLGAAIAFFLFRKGIRRWQRRRNKPDWRWIRNLNRWPPGRQFASILLARIAPMVPSGAVNLLGAFTRIRFELFLLATMIGKIPSIALEVLVSYDVMHFQENAFRLVTILTMLLLGWWIWRSWNRQRESE, translated from the coding sequence ATGACGGAAAGTTTTATTCAGTGGCTGGAAGAATGGGGCGTATGGGCCGCACCAGCCAGTATTGCAGTCAACGCGGGGGTCAATGTGATCGGATTTATCCCCAGTGTGTTTGTCACAGGCGCCAATGTCTGGATCTGGGGACCTTTTTGGGGGTTTTGGCTCTCCTGGGCAGGGGAAGTGCTGGGGGCGGCAATCGCTTTTTTTCTGTTCCGCAAAGGAATTCGCCGCTGGCAACGACGGCGGAACAAACCGGATTGGCGATGGATTCGCAACCTCAACCGCTGGCCTCCCGGCAGGCAGTTCGCATCCATCCTGCTGGCTCGCATCGCCCCCATGGTACCTTCAGGCGCCGTCAATCTCCTGGGAGCTTTCACCCGCATTCGATTTGAACTTTTTCTTCTGGCGACCATGATCGGCAAAATCCCCTCGATTGCTTTGGAAGTGTTGGTCAGCTATGACGTCATGCATTTCCAGGAAAACGCCTTTCGTCTCGTTACTATATTGACCATGCTGCTTCTGGGATGGTGGATCTGGCGGTCCTGGAATCGACAGCGGGAGAGCGAGTGA
- a CDS encoding metal-sensitive transcriptional regulator, protein MKETENEGKNTAVEQECSDQHEGRIPDPLKDNLIRRMNRIEGQVKGVRSMIERDVYCDDILNQMSAVQSALHSVSRLLLESHINTCVMERLKEGDREVTAEFLKTVSKLMR, encoded by the coding sequence ATGAAAGAAACGGAGAACGAGGGTAAAAACACCGCCGTGGAACAGGAATGCAGCGATCAACACGAAGGAAGAATTCCCGATCCGTTAAAGGATAACCTCATTCGGCGAATGAATCGGATCGAAGGGCAAGTCAAGGGAGTGCGAAGCATGATTGAACGGGACGTCTACTGTGACGACATTCTGAACCAGATGTCCGCCGTGCAATCGGCACTTCATTCGGTTTCCCGATTGCTTTTGGAAAGCCATATCAACACATGTGTGATGGAACGTCTAAAAGAAGGAGATCGGGAAGTGACAGCCGAATTCTTGAAAACCGTTTCCAAACTGATGAGGTGA
- the bluB gene encoding 5,6-dimethylbenzimidazole synthase, giving the protein MEHFTTEEKEVLYRVIRARRDIRHFRSDPVPVDKLTRILEAAHHAPSVGFKQPWNFIVIRSYTIRNQIRELFQEANREEVAKLSQDKRQKLYKRLKLEGILEAPFNLAVTCDRGRDASFQFGQGQMPEMDLYSTCLAVQNLWLAARAEGIGVGWVSILDPEKAEKLLGLPNRVKLIAYLCIGYPVEFREQPMLQEVGWKSRTKLSTLVFKDRWGQPFYMEN; this is encoded by the coding sequence ATGGAACATTTCACAACAGAGGAGAAGGAAGTATTATACCGGGTGATCCGGGCACGTCGCGATATTCGTCACTTTCGTTCTGATCCGGTACCAGTGGATAAGCTGACACGGATTCTAGAGGCTGCTCACCACGCCCCTTCCGTAGGGTTTAAACAACCTTGGAACTTCATCGTGATTCGATCTTACACGATTCGAAATCAAATCAGGGAACTGTTTCAGGAGGCAAACCGAGAGGAAGTGGCAAAACTTTCTCAAGATAAACGACAGAAATTATATAAGCGTTTAAAGTTGGAAGGAATCTTGGAAGCCCCTTTTAACCTGGCTGTTACCTGTGATCGGGGAAGAGATGCGTCTTTTCAATTCGGTCAAGGACAAATGCCTGAAATGGATCTATACAGTACATGCCTTGCCGTGCAGAATTTATGGCTGGCAGCACGGGCAGAAGGAATCGGGGTGGGCTGGGTCAGTATTCTGGACCCGGAAAAAGCGGAGAAACTCTTGGGGCTCCCAAACCGAGTAAAGCTGATAGCCTATCTGTGTATCGGTTATCCCGTGGAATTTCGAGAACAGCCGATGTTGCAGGAAGTGGGATGGAAATCCCGCACCAAGCTGTCAACCCTTGTATTTAAAGATCGGTGGGGACAACCATTTTATATGGAAAATTAA
- a CDS encoding alanine/glycine:cation symporter family protein yields the protein MFESFLGTANDILWSYILIALLIGLGVYFTVKTGFVQIRHLKEMFLVLKDRQTRSPDGSKQVSSLQAFFIGAATRIGTGNVAGVATAIAAGGPGAVFWMWVVAVLGGATAFVESTLAQIYKVKDNVGFKGGPGYYIQKQLGAKWLSMIFAFTIILSFGLTFNSVQSNTIASAFNNSFELNPMIMGIVLATFAGIIIFGGITRIARFSEIIVPLMALFYILLAFYVAVMNISQIPAVLTLIVKSAFGLEQVVGGGIGAAIMMGVKRGLFSNEAGMGSAPVAAATATVSHPVKQGFIQALGVFFDTLLVCTATAFIILSSGAVPSAELTGIDLTQTAMGDHFGAWASVFLAIAIFTFAFSSIIGSYYYGEANIGFINKSPVTLFTYRVLALGMIVFGAVASLDVVWSLADLAMALMALTNLIAIMLIGKFAFAALKDYLEQRKQGKDPVFYADSIEGLKGVESWDKQPTKEEKSA from the coding sequence TTGTTCGAATCTTTCCTCGGTACTGCCAATGATATTCTTTGGTCTTATATCTTAATTGCTCTTCTCATCGGCTTAGGCGTGTATTTTACCGTGAAAACGGGATTTGTTCAGATTCGTCATCTGAAAGAGATGTTCCTCGTTTTAAAAGATCGACAAACCCGTTCACCTGATGGAAGCAAACAAGTTTCTTCCTTACAAGCGTTTTTCATCGGTGCCGCTACCCGGATCGGAACGGGTAATGTTGCGGGAGTTGCGACGGCGATCGCAGCAGGGGGTCCCGGCGCTGTGTTTTGGATGTGGGTGGTGGCGGTGCTGGGTGGAGCGACCGCATTTGTGGAAAGCACTCTGGCCCAGATCTATAAGGTAAAGGATAATGTTGGTTTCAAAGGCGGGCCCGGTTACTACATTCAAAAGCAATTGGGTGCCAAATGGTTGAGTATGATTTTCGCTTTTACCATTATTCTCAGTTTCGGATTGACGTTTAACTCCGTTCAAAGCAATACGATTGCAAGTGCGTTCAACAACTCATTTGAATTAAACCCCATGATCATGGGAATTGTGCTGGCAACGTTTGCGGGTATCATCATTTTCGGCGGCATTACACGAATCGCCCGTTTTTCGGAAATTATCGTTCCGCTCATGGCTTTATTTTACATCCTGCTGGCTTTCTATGTAGCTGTTATGAATATTTCTCAAATTCCTGCTGTACTGACTTTGATCGTCAAGAGCGCATTCGGTTTGGAGCAAGTGGTTGGTGGCGGGATCGGTGCCGCCATCATGATGGGGGTCAAGCGCGGTTTGTTCTCCAATGAAGCGGGGATGGGGAGCGCTCCCGTAGCGGCTGCAACGGCAACGGTTTCTCATCCTGTGAAACAAGGGTTTATCCAGGCGCTTGGTGTGTTCTTCGACACCTTGCTCGTTTGTACCGCAACGGCCTTTATCATTCTGTCTTCCGGGGCCGTACCATCCGCAGAGTTGACGGGTATTGATCTGACCCAGACTGCCATGGGCGATCATTTTGGGGCATGGGCCAGCGTTTTCTTGGCTATCGCCATCTTCACCTTCGCATTCAGCTCCATCATCGGCAGCTACTATTATGGAGAAGCGAACATCGGCTTTATTAACAAAAGTCCGGTTACGCTGTTCACCTATCGTGTTCTTGCTCTCGGCATGATTGTGTTTGGAGCGGTAGCAAGCTTGGATGTGGTGTGGAGTTTGGCTGACTTAGCGATGGCGCTCATGGCGTTGACGAACTTGATTGCCATTATGCTCATCGGAAAATTTGCGTTTGCTGCGCTGAAAGATTATCTCGAGCAACGAAAACAAGGGAAAGATCCCGTATTTTATGCGGACAGCATTGAAGGGCTCAAGGGAGTCGAGTCCTGGGATAAACAGCCGACAAAAGAAGAAAAAAGTGCATGA
- a CDS encoding lytic transglycosylase domain-containing protein: MRPSRRKRKTDFLPLILALALFAFFMLKFPDQTENDRIGGSLSEQGKREIPEEYIPVYQAAEKEYGVPWQLLAAVHRVETRFSTMDPMISPVGAKGHFQFMDCTWLGWNYHRCGGLGSLPDGEKVDITDPALIARYGGYGVDATGNGKADPWDLKDAAFSAANYLSDHGAADGDLERALFQYNRSNAYVREVMRYTEAYSGDMNLANEP; this comes from the coding sequence ATGCGACCATCCCGCCGGAAAAGGAAAACCGACTTCCTCCCGCTGATCCTGGCCCTCGCACTCTTCGCCTTCTTCATGCTGAAATTTCCAGATCAAACGGAGAACGATCGCATCGGTGGTTCCCTCTCAGAACAGGGGAAACGGGAGATCCCAGAAGAATACATCCCGGTCTACCAGGCTGCAGAAAAGGAATACGGCGTACCGTGGCAATTGTTGGCGGCTGTCCATCGAGTGGAAACCCGCTTCTCCACCATGGATCCCATGATCAGCCCTGTCGGGGCAAAAGGGCATTTCCAGTTTATGGACTGCACCTGGCTCGGTTGGAATTACCATCGATGCGGAGGATTGGGGAGTCTTCCCGATGGTGAGAAAGTGGATATCACCGATCCTGCACTGATCGCACGGTACGGCGGTTACGGCGTCGATGCCACCGGAAACGGGAAAGCCGACCCCTGGGACCTGAAAGATGCCGCTTTTTCAGCCGCCAACTACTTGTCTGACCACGGTGCTGCCGATGGCGACCTGGAACGAGCATTGTTCCAGTATAATCGAAGCAACGCGTATGTCCGTGAGGTGATGCGTTATACGGAAGCATATTCGGGAGATATGAATTTGGCCAATGAACCGTAA
- a CDS encoding 2-oxoglutarate dehydrogenase E1 component has translation MATDGSGNSNPWQRFYGPNLGYIQEQYEVYSQNPEAVDPDIRHLFERWGPPLEEERKETEAVASRLNMSKVVAAERLAQNIRTYGHLAARINPLKPDEQVDTRLLQPESVGLTEADLKALPATVFGEDAPEGARTGWDVIQRLKESYTQSIAFQFVHVHNLEERKWLERMVESHQFQKPLSDNKKKKLLERLTEVEEFERFLHKTFVGQKRFSIEGIDMMVPMLDELIHCSVHGGIGHVLLGMAHRGRLNVLAHILGKPYEIIFSEFHHAPNKELVPSEGSIGINYGWTGDVKYHLGGERNVDEGDSLHAKVTLANNPSHLEFVNPVVEGATRAAQETRQGAGHPEQDMNKAFTVIIHGDAAFPGEGIVPETMNLSRLPGYRTGGTIHLIANNQLGFTTESVDSRSTTYASDMARGFEVPIVHVNADDPEACLAAMRLACDYRARFHKDFLIDLIGYRRFGHNEMDDPAATQHQLYNLIKKHPTVRTRFAQSLVSQGVLSSEEAKKVEESVQEKLKIAYKKTKRIEIGEMDEELLPPEVVASDWPQVETGVPAEILKKVNAELLNKPEGFTVYPKLERILSRRTDAFDTDEARIDWPHAESLAYATILVEGTPIRLTGQDSQRGTFAHRHLVLHDPETGKSFCPMHHLPDAKATFAIHNSPLSEAAVLGFEYGYNVAAPETMVLWEAQFGDFANAGQVIIDQFLAAGRAKWAQKSSLVLLLPHGYEGQGPEHSSARLERFLQLAAENNWTVANLSSAAQYFHLLRRQAAFVGKEEARPLVLMTPKSLIRNKRVAVPGSQLQQGFFRRVLESPTTGGTPDRVKRLVLCSGKVAIDLEEALDGAGQYDHLHILRVEQLYPFPGEEIAEAIRRFGNLEEIIWVQEEPKNMGAWQYMEPRVRALAPIGVSVKYVGRRERSSTAEGVPDVHRIEQERIVNEALNLRIEAATNSGGNRRD, from the coding sequence ATGGCGACCGACGGATCTGGCAATTCCAATCCATGGCAACGATTTTATGGTCCCAACCTGGGTTATATCCAGGAACAGTATGAAGTGTACAGTCAAAACCCGGAAGCGGTTGACCCTGATATCCGGCATTTGTTTGAGCGCTGGGGTCCCCCGCTTGAAGAGGAAAGAAAAGAAACGGAAGCGGTGGCAAGCAGGCTGAACATGTCCAAAGTGGTGGCGGCTGAGCGCTTGGCGCAAAACATCCGCACCTATGGTCACCTGGCTGCTCGCATTAACCCCCTGAAGCCGGATGAACAGGTGGATACCCGCTTATTGCAACCGGAATCCGTCGGGCTTACGGAGGCGGATTTGAAAGCGCTACCGGCTACGGTTTTCGGTGAAGATGCACCGGAAGGGGCCCGTACGGGCTGGGACGTGATTCAGCGGCTGAAGGAGAGTTATACCCAGTCTATTGCATTTCAATTTGTCCACGTTCACAATCTGGAAGAACGGAAATGGCTGGAACGGATGGTGGAATCCCATCAGTTTCAAAAGCCATTAAGCGATAATAAGAAGAAGAAGCTGCTGGAACGGCTGACGGAAGTGGAGGAGTTTGAACGCTTTCTCCATAAAACCTTTGTCGGACAAAAACGATTTTCCATTGAAGGCATCGATATGATGGTGCCGATGCTGGATGAGCTGATTCATTGCAGCGTCCACGGTGGAATTGGCCATGTATTGTTGGGAATGGCCCACCGGGGACGTCTCAACGTGTTGGCCCACATTTTGGGCAAACCGTATGAAATCATTTTCTCCGAGTTTCATCATGCCCCCAATAAAGAATTGGTCCCGTCAGAGGGGTCCATCGGAATTAACTATGGTTGGACCGGCGATGTCAAATACCACCTTGGCGGGGAGCGGAATGTGGATGAAGGGGATTCGCTCCATGCCAAAGTGACGTTGGCCAACAACCCCAGCCACTTGGAGTTTGTCAATCCGGTGGTGGAGGGGGCTACTCGTGCTGCACAAGAGACACGGCAGGGTGCGGGTCATCCCGAGCAGGACATGAATAAAGCCTTTACTGTCATTATCCATGGGGATGCGGCTTTTCCGGGAGAAGGGATTGTACCGGAGACGATGAACTTAAGCCGTCTGCCCGGTTATCGAACCGGAGGGACGATTCACCTTATCGCGAACAACCAACTGGGCTTTACCACGGAGAGTGTGGACTCCCGCTCCACCACTTACGCCAGTGATATGGCCCGTGGCTTTGAGGTGCCGATCGTCCACGTCAATGCGGACGATCCGGAAGCCTGTCTGGCTGCCATGCGCCTTGCCTGCGATTATCGAGCCCGTTTCCATAAGGACTTTTTGATCGACTTAATCGGATACCGCCGGTTTGGCCATAACGAGATGGACGATCCGGCCGCTACACAGCATCAATTATATAACCTGATTAAAAAACATCCGACGGTACGGACACGCTTCGCGCAGTCGCTGGTTTCCCAAGGGGTGCTTTCCTCAGAGGAAGCGAAAAAAGTGGAAGAATCCGTGCAAGAGAAACTTAAAATCGCGTATAAGAAAACGAAAAGAATCGAGATCGGGGAGATGGATGAGGAACTGCTTCCACCGGAAGTGGTGGCTTCTGACTGGCCCCAGGTGGAGACCGGAGTACCGGCGGAAATCCTGAAAAAGGTGAATGCAGAACTTCTGAATAAACCGGAAGGGTTTACCGTTTATCCCAAGCTGGAACGGATTTTGTCCCGTCGTACGGATGCGTTTGACACGGACGAGGCTCGTATCGACTGGCCCCATGCGGAATCACTGGCCTATGCCACGATATTGGTGGAAGGCACTCCGATTCGCTTGACCGGTCAAGATTCCCAACGGGGGACATTTGCCCACCGCCACCTGGTCTTGCATGATCCTGAAACCGGAAAGTCCTTTTGCCCGATGCACCACCTGCCTGATGCCAAGGCGACCTTTGCCATTCACAACAGTCCCCTGTCGGAAGCGGCGGTGCTCGGTTTCGAATACGGCTATAACGTAGCCGCTCCGGAGACGATGGTGTTATGGGAAGCCCAGTTCGGAGATTTTGCCAATGCGGGTCAGGTGATCATCGATCAGTTCCTGGCGGCAGGTCGGGCCAAATGGGCACAAAAATCCAGCTTGGTTCTGTTATTGCCCCACGGATATGAAGGGCAAGGGCCGGAGCATTCCAGCGCCCGCTTGGAACGTTTCCTACAACTGGCGGCGGAAAACAACTGGACAGTGGCCAACCTGAGCAGTGCGGCTCAATATTTCCATCTGCTGCGTCGTCAAGCCGCCTTTGTCGGCAAGGAAGAAGCACGTCCCCTGGTGTTGATGACACCCAAGAGTTTGATTCGGAACAAACGTGTGGCCGTTCCCGGTTCCCAATTGCAACAGGGCTTTTTCCGCCGCGTGTTGGAAAGCCCCACTACAGGCGGCACTCCCGATCGGGTGAAACGCTTGGTTCTGTGCAGTGGAAAAGTGGCCATCGATTTGGAAGAAGCGTTAGACGGTGCCGGTCAATACGATCATCTTCACATTTTGCGGGTGGAACAACTGTATCCGTTCCCTGGTGAGGAGATCGCGGAAGCGATTCGCCGGTTCGGTAACCTGGAGGAGATTATCTGGGTACAAGAAGAACCGAAAAATATGGGAGCATGGCAGTACATGGAACCTCGGGTCCGTGCATTGGCACCGATAGGCGTTTCCGTGAAATACGTCGGCCGCCGGGAGCGGTCCAGTACCGCCGAAGGTGTTCCCGACGTCCACCGGATTGAGCAAGAGCGAATTGTAAATGAAGCCCTAAATCTGAGAATTGAAGCCGCAACCAACTCGGGAGGGAATCGCCGTGATTGA
- the odhB gene encoding 2-oxoglutarate dehydrogenase complex dihydrolipoyllysine-residue succinyltransferase yields MIEVKVPELAESITEGTIANWVKSEGDSVEEGDVLLELDTDKVSLEIQAEHAGVLRKIKKQEGDTVEVGEVIALLAEGAEAGADGASGEKAEEASPVGEAVDAIDPRGEETGETDNGDSSWATPAARKRARERGIDLSKVSGRDPMGRITTEDVDAHGKQPETKPAPAPSDERKLPQQAKAGDSKRPADDPAKPVERVRMTRRRQTIANRLVQAQQNAAMLTTFNEVDMTAVMEVRRRRKESFREQHDVNLGFMSFFTKAVIGALKAYPLVNAEIQGEELLIKKYYDIGIAVSTDDGLVVPVVRDADRKSFAGIEKEIASLAKKARENALSLNDLTGGTFTITNGGIFGSLLSTPILNAPQVGILGMHKIQQRPVTLPDGTIESRPMMYIALSYDHRIIDGKEAVGFLVRIKEMLEDPEVLLLEG; encoded by the coding sequence GTGATTGAAGTGAAAGTGCCGGAATTGGCGGAGTCCATTACGGAAGGGACCATCGCCAACTGGGTCAAGAGTGAAGGGGACTCGGTAGAGGAAGGCGATGTACTGTTAGAACTGGACACCGATAAAGTGAGCCTGGAGATCCAGGCGGAACATGCCGGTGTCCTGAGAAAGATCAAGAAACAGGAAGGCGACACCGTGGAAGTGGGGGAAGTGATCGCTCTTTTGGCCGAAGGTGCTGAAGCAGGTGCCGACGGCGCATCCGGTGAGAAAGCGGAGGAGGCATCGCCCGTCGGGGAAGCGGTCGATGCTATTGATCCCCGGGGAGAGGAAACTGGTGAAACAGACAACGGTGATTCTTCCTGGGCTACTCCCGCCGCCCGTAAACGCGCCCGTGAGCGGGGCATCGACCTCTCCAAAGTAAGCGGACGAGATCCCATGGGCCGGATTACGACAGAAGATGTGGACGCTCATGGAAAACAGCCGGAAACCAAACCTGCTCCTGCCCCGTCCGATGAGCGAAAGCTTCCCCAACAGGCGAAAGCCGGTGACAGTAAGCGGCCGGCAGATGACCCTGCCAAACCGGTGGAACGCGTTCGGATGACCCGCCGCCGCCAAACCATCGCCAATCGATTGGTACAGGCCCAGCAGAACGCCGCGATGTTGACCACCTTTAACGAGGTGGACATGACGGCGGTCATGGAAGTTCGCCGTCGCCGCAAGGAATCTTTCCGAGAGCAGCATGATGTGAATCTGGGCTTTATGTCCTTTTTCACCAAAGCGGTGATCGGAGCGTTGAAGGCCTACCCCTTGGTCAACGCTGAAATCCAGGGAGAAGAACTTCTGATCAAGAAGTATTACGACATCGGGATCGCCGTCTCCACGGATGACGGCTTGGTGGTACCCGTGGTTCGTGACGCGGATCGGAAGAGTTTTGCCGGAATCGAGAAAGAGATCGCTTCCCTGGCGAAAAAAGCCAGAGAAAACGCCCTTTCCTTAAACGATTTGACCGGAGGGACGTTTACCATCACCAACGGCGGGATCTTCGGTTCACTCCTGTCCACACCGATTCTGAACGCCCCGCAAGTGGGGATTCTGGGCATGCACAAGATTCAACAACGCCCGGTCACGCTTCCGGATGGAACCATCGAAAGCCGCCCGATGATGTACATCGCTCTTTCCTATGATCATCGCATTATCGACGGCAAAGAAGCGGTTGGCTTTCTGGTTCGGATCAAGGAGATGCTGGAAGATCCCGAGGTGTTGTTACTGGAAGGCTGA
- the copZ gene encoding copper chaperone CopZ, giving the protein MEKATLTVKGMSCDHCVRAIKDNIGKLDGVKQVEVHLQEGKVDVAFDSQRVSLGKITETIEDQGYDVA; this is encoded by the coding sequence GTGGAAAAAGCGACGCTGACGGTGAAAGGGATGTCTTGTGATCATTGTGTTCGAGCGATTAAAGACAACATCGGCAAATTGGATGGTGTGAAACAGGTGGAGGTTCATTTGCAGGAAGGGAAAGTGGATGTCGCATTTGATTCACAGCGCGTTTCCCTGGGGAAAATCACGGAGACCATCGAAGATCAGGGGTATGATGTCGCGTGA